The following are encoded in a window of Lawsonia intracellularis PHE/MN1-00 genomic DNA:
- a CDS encoding DMT family transporter, which yields MVETRVRSSLYFILGSLCLGVIATIQVLVPENISPLLIGAMRITGGAVTLLLWGIFTHGLPTARYWPIIPTVCAALGLIAFQMTFFAGIDKAGISLGTSIPIGIVLLVSGLSAKLFYREKVSLQWIIYTILALIGLGCIIATSSRWHTNKEAIITASIAGIGYALFLVSSKVLVRFHRAESVMTVLFTISAIVLFPIFFIEPFSWPGKGSTVLLSLIQFAIITTVIAFSLIGMGLKNITLSVSSTLSVACTFMAVFLGIFFLEVHLSMQLIFGLILLLVCITMLVRRERRNPF from the coding sequence ATGGTAGAAACTCGTGTTAGAAGCTCGTTATACTTTATCTTAGGATCGTTATGCCTTGGAGTAATAGCTACTATTCAGGTTTTAGTTCCTGAAAATATTTCTCCATTACTGATTGGTGCAATGCGAATAACAGGTGGTGCCGTAACATTACTTTTGTGGGGAATTTTTACTCATGGTCTTCCAACAGCTCGTTATTGGCCGATAATACCAACAGTTTGCGCAGCTCTTGGGCTTATTGCTTTTCAAATGACATTTTTTGCTGGTATAGATAAGGCTGGAATATCCCTTGGCACATCTATACCTATTGGCATTGTTCTTTTAGTATCAGGACTGTCTGCAAAACTTTTTTATCGTGAAAAAGTTTCTCTTCAATGGATTATCTATACAATTTTGGCTTTGATAGGTCTTGGTTGTATAATTGCTACTAGTAGCAGATGGCATACAAACAAAGAAGCTATTATTACTGCAAGTATTGCTGGTATTGGTTATGCTTTATTCCTTGTTTCTAGTAAAGTATTGGTCCGTTTTCATCGTGCTGAAAGTGTGATGACTGTCTTGTTTACTATTAGTGCAATAGTACTCTTCCCTATTTTTTTCATAGAGCCATTTAGCTGGCCAGGAAAAGGTTCTACTGTTCTCCTTTCGTTAATACAATTTGCTATTATAACAACAGTTATTGCTTTTTCTCTGATTGGTATGGGGTTAAAAAATATTACACTTTCTGTATCTTCAACACTTTCTGTTGCATGTACTTTTATGGCTGTATTTTTAGGTATTTTTTTCTTGGAAGTACATCTTAGTATGCAACTTATTTTTGGTTTAATATTGTTATTAGTATGTATTACAATGCTTGTAAGACGTGAGAGAAGAAATCCTTTTTAA
- a CDS encoding PhoPQ-activated pathogenicity-related family protein — translation MVSYIRLLGSIFLVLAIFGCGAQFNKPSLLDETPIDYSSVLSDYIVELEKEPLQYILLKKEKFSQMEIYNYQFTSQHWSPDNFVSPAIWEHQVDIYIPHHPVSERALLIINNGINNGTFFTSPKAPTDFTPEVLEEIARSTKTVVIALSDIPNQYLTYRGDWRFLKEDESIAMSWSSFLQDPESRYTRPLYVPMVAAVSQAMTLAEKELQALKIKHFIVSGVSKRGWTTWLSAIADSRVDAITPFVIDALNTRKVLGHMYKTYGNNWPIAFYPYYRFDLDKQLDTVPFFNLMNIVDPYRYLGTPYKSRLAIPKYIVNASGDDFYVPDNSSFYYDDLPGEKALRFAPNSNHHGILNFTKQSLIPFVNRVQKGISTPVLDISTEMTERVQYVTVRFSEVPEKIVLWKAANPESRDFRYACRVRYMETPLHLSATGEVSVSLEIPSVGWQAAFIEATFKDGFVATTPVYILPKDIYPPIKIPPVHGLLCKFVHGRT, via the coding sequence ATGGTTAGTTATATTCGTTTATTAGGAAGTATATTTTTAGTATTAGCAATTTTTGGTTGTGGCGCTCAGTTTAATAAACCCTCTTTACTTGATGAAACCCCTATAGATTACAGTTCTGTACTTTCTGATTACATAGTAGAATTAGAAAAAGAACCACTTCAGTATATATTACTAAAAAAAGAAAAATTTTCTCAAATGGAGATATATAATTATCAATTCACATCACAACATTGGTCTCCAGATAATTTTGTATCACCTGCTATATGGGAACATCAGGTAGATATATATATCCCTCACCATCCAGTTTCAGAACGTGCACTTCTTATCATCAATAATGGTATTAATAATGGTACATTTTTTACTTCTCCTAAAGCTCCAACTGATTTTACTCCAGAAGTATTAGAAGAAATCGCTCGTTCAACAAAAACTGTAGTCATTGCTCTAAGTGATATCCCAAATCAGTATCTTACTTATAGAGGTGACTGGAGATTTCTTAAGGAAGATGAAAGTATTGCTATGAGTTGGTCTAGTTTTTTACAAGATCCAGAAAGTCGGTACACAAGACCTCTCTATGTCCCTATGGTTGCAGCAGTTTCTCAGGCAATGACTCTTGCAGAAAAGGAGTTACAAGCATTAAAAATTAAGCATTTTATTGTATCTGGTGTGTCAAAGCGTGGATGGACAACATGGCTTTCAGCTATTGCTGACTCACGAGTAGATGCTATTACCCCGTTTGTTATTGATGCATTGAATACTCGGAAAGTCCTTGGACATATGTATAAAACATATGGAAATAATTGGCCTATAGCATTTTATCCATATTATAGATTTGATTTAGATAAACAACTAGATACAGTTCCTTTTTTCAATCTTATGAATATTGTTGATCCATATAGATATTTAGGAACACCATATAAGTCTCGACTTGCTATCCCTAAATATATTGTAAATGCAAGTGGAGATGATTTTTATGTCCCTGATAATTCAAGTTTTTACTATGATGATCTCCCTGGAGAGAAAGCATTACGTTTTGCACCAAACTCAAATCATCATGGGATATTAAATTTCACAAAACAATCGCTTATTCCTTTTGTGAATAGAGTACAAAAAGGTATTTCAACGCCAGTTTTAGATATTTCCACAGAGATGACGGAACGAGTTCAATATGTGACTGTTCGTTTTTCTGAAGTTCCAGAGAAGATAGTACTTTGGAAAGCAGCAAATCCAGAGTCACGAGATTTTCGTTATGCCTGTCGTGTTAGGTACATGGAAACACCATTACACCTTTCTGCAACAGGGGAAGTTAGCGTTTCATTAGAGATCCCTTCTGTAGGATGGCAAGCTGCTTTTATTGAAGCTACATTTAAAGATGGTTTTGTTGCAACAACACCAGTGTATATTTTACCAAAAGATATATATCCACCTATAAAAATACCACCTGTACATGGATTATTATGTAAGTTTGTACATGGTCGAACCTAG
- a CDS encoding methyl-accepting chemotaxis protein: MSLCFSFLLLSASLMVTSCLLIYIPPSKIMLMGISTYLMIISFILIGVIIQKCLRPINKLIQDINKSLSKTKIPSLNYYTCKNEMHILKQTTFELIKQFQNLKHELSITKETQKQHEIELSTIISSSKINEQKMAAKITHLETLPDKAVNVTKHAQEILCNLTAYLSKCTESVKMQIVKNTPSSISIEDLFTTINQNLECTVTKIQNSYKNSEQDIKNTTHAINSIEHVNINISSLQNIIILLHKRINDILLKLTLLDRVTNQTNLLAINLAVEAGKMGTPGKGFSIIANEVKKLSQQSMSTIKKIEQTLYNIQTQTEHITSVIKKINKYNTTHVNYALTSGKITLNFITTIQNTLKELSSLSDTIKEIAKTRVPLNTTNEEPDSTLKDCALSNTYTTLCELADVLKELDSTLHNTSKHNASKSEPITNHTVLPIPIATNNMHIAE; the protein is encoded by the coding sequence ATGTCTCTTTGTTTTTCTTTTCTTTTGCTTTCAGCTTCCCTTATGGTAACAAGTTGTTTACTCATTTATATCCCCCCGAGTAAAATCATGTTAATGGGTATCTCTACCTATCTTATGATAATTTCGTTCATCCTTATAGGGGTCATTATTCAAAAATGTCTTAGACCTATTAATAAACTCATACAAGATATAAATAAGTCACTGTCAAAAACAAAAATACCTTCTCTGAATTACTATACGTGTAAAAATGAAATGCATATATTAAAACAAACAACATTTGAACTTATAAAACAATTTCAAAACCTCAAACATGAACTAAGTATCACAAAAGAAACACAAAAACAGCATGAAATAGAATTATCTACTATTATTAGTAGCTCTAAAATTAATGAACAAAAAATGGCTGCTAAAATAACTCACTTAGAAACACTTCCAGATAAAGCTGTTAATGTAACCAAACACGCTCAAGAAATACTATGTAACCTCACAGCCTATCTTTCTAAGTGTACAGAGTCTGTTAAAATGCAAATTGTAAAAAATACTCCATCATCTATATCTATAGAAGATCTATTTACTACTATAAATCAAAATCTCGAATGTACTGTAACAAAAATTCAGAACAGTTATAAAAATTCAGAACAGGATATAAAAAATACAACACATGCTATTAATTCAATAGAACATGTAAATATAAATATCTCCTCTCTACAAAATATCATTATACTCTTACATAAAAGGATTAATGATATACTTTTAAAACTCACATTACTTGATAGAGTAACAAATCAAACAAACCTACTTGCCATCAATTTAGCAGTGGAAGCAGGTAAAATGGGAACTCCAGGAAAAGGTTTTTCTATTATAGCAAATGAAGTGAAAAAATTATCACAACAATCTATGTCTACAATAAAGAAAATTGAACAAACTCTTTATAATATTCAAACACAAACAGAACACATTACTAGTGTTATCAAAAAAATCAATAAATATAATACAACACATGTAAATTATGCTCTAACATCTGGGAAAATCACATTAAATTTTATCACAACTATACAAAATACACTAAAAGAACTTTCATCTCTTTCAGATACCATCAAAGAAATAGCTAAAACACGTGTACCCCTCAACACTACAAATGAAGAACCTGACTCTACTTTGAAAGACTGCGCTCTCTCTAATACTTATACCACACTATGTGAACTCGCAGACGTTTTAAAAGAGCTAGATTCTACCTTACATAATACTTCAAAACATAATGCTTCAAAAAGTGAACCCATTACAAATCATACAGTATTACCAATACCTATAGCTACAAATAATATGCATATAGCTGAATAG
- a CDS encoding DegT/DnrJ/EryC1/StrS family aminotransferase, protein MEFIDLASQQKRIRTVIESRIQALLDHGKYIMGPEVKELEGQLAAFTGSKHCISCASGTDALLMALMAHEIDAGDAIFVPAFTFFATAEMPALLGATVVFVDIDPFTFTMCPNQLKKAILAVKHQDPSIYPLPVTALETELTPRAVIPVDLFGQAADYTRILNIAKQFNLYSIEDAAQSFGATYKDQSTCNLGCDCAVTSFFPAKPLGCYGDGGAIFTNNDKLAGILKSIRVHGKGQHKYENVRIGVNGRLDTLQAAILLAKLDVFPNELCTRQTVATWYTKELTGVKDITLPHIAPGNFSVFAQFSIRIGSDMRDIAAIYLAEKDIPTNIYYPKPLHIQPAFADQYYEAEDMPISTTCSHDILSLPFHPYMTQDDVKLVCNTLKEVLS, encoded by the coding sequence ATGGAATTTATTGATTTAGCCTCTCAACAAAAACGTATACGAACAGTTATTGAGTCACGTATTCAAGCACTGCTTGATCATGGAAAGTACATTATGGGACCTGAAGTAAAGGAGCTTGAAGGACAACTTGCTGCTTTTACAGGATCAAAACATTGTATAAGTTGTGCATCAGGAACCGATGCCTTACTTATGGCCCTTATGGCTCATGAAATTGATGCTGGAGACGCTATTTTTGTACCTGCTTTTACCTTTTTTGCAACAGCAGAAATGCCTGCATTGCTTGGAGCTACTGTCGTTTTTGTCGATATTGATCCTTTCACATTTACTATGTGTCCAAACCAATTAAAAAAAGCTATACTTGCTGTTAAACATCAAGATCCTTCTATATACCCATTACCTGTAACAGCCCTAGAAACTGAACTTACACCACGTGCAGTAATTCCCGTAGATCTTTTTGGCCAGGCTGCAGATTACACACGAATCCTTAATATTGCAAAACAGTTTAACCTCTATTCTATTGAAGACGCAGCCCAAAGTTTTGGCGCAACCTATAAAGATCAATCAACCTGCAACTTAGGTTGTGATTGTGCTGTTACAAGCTTCTTCCCTGCAAAGCCACTTGGATGTTATGGTGATGGTGGTGCTATTTTTACAAATAATGATAAACTTGCTGGCATACTTAAATCTATTCGAGTTCATGGGAAAGGACAACATAAATACGAAAATGTGAGGATAGGTGTCAATGGACGCCTAGATACCCTTCAAGCAGCTATTCTTTTAGCAAAACTTGATGTTTTCCCTAACGAACTTTGTACACGACAAACTGTTGCAACATGGTATACAAAAGAACTTACTGGAGTAAAAGATATCACCCTTCCACATATTGCACCAGGTAATTTTAGTGTCTTTGCCCAATTCTCTATACGTATTGGATCAGATATGCGTGATATTGCTGCTATTTATCTTGCAGAAAAAGATATTCCAACAAACATTTATTATCCTAAGCCCCTGCATATCCAACCAGCCTTTGCAGATCAATATTATGAGGCAGAGGATATGCCTATATCTACAACATGTTCTCATGATATTCTTTCTCTTCCTTTTCATCCATATATGACACAAGATGATGTAAAACTTGTCTGTAACACACTGAAAGAGGTTCTTTCATGA
- a CDS encoding Gfo/Idh/MocA family protein yields the protein MKQPIVGRKIKIAIIGCGRIAGNHIDAINHHKEDIELVAVCDSYAESRNNYSKKYNVPGYENLEQLFANTECDIVAICTPSGLHAHQTIVSANAGKHVMTEKPMATRWKDGLHMVQACDEAGVYLFVIKQNRLNPTLQLLKRAIDENRFGHINMVHINVFWQRPQDYYNSAKWRGTWEMDGGALMNQASHYVDLFEWLIGPIADVQAMIATLGRNIEVEDSAVLNVRWRNGALGSMAVSMLTYPKNLEGSITILGDTGSVRIGGVAVNEIQLWNFAEPKEYDDLVTSVSYQTNSVYGFGHPLYYQNIIDVLRGKAEPETDGREGLKSLEVLIAAYKSARDRITVSLPLEY from the coding sequence ATGAAGCAACCCATAGTAGGACGTAAAATAAAAATAGCTATCATAGGTTGTGGTCGTATTGCAGGGAATCATATAGATGCAATTAATCATCACAAAGAAGACATTGAGCTTGTTGCTGTATGTGACAGTTATGCCGAAAGTCGTAATAACTATAGTAAAAAATATAATGTTCCTGGCTATGAGAACCTTGAACAACTCTTTGCAAACACAGAATGTGATATTGTAGCTATTTGTACACCAAGCGGATTGCATGCTCACCAGACGATCGTCTCAGCAAATGCAGGGAAACATGTGATGACAGAAAAGCCAATGGCTACTCGATGGAAAGATGGATTACATATGGTTCAAGCATGTGATGAAGCAGGTGTATATCTGTTTGTTATAAAACAAAATAGACTTAACCCAACTCTTCAACTGTTAAAACGTGCTATAGATGAAAACCGTTTTGGACATATAAATATGGTCCATATAAATGTTTTCTGGCAACGTCCCCAAGATTATTACAACTCTGCAAAATGGCGTGGGACATGGGAAATGGACGGTGGAGCACTCATGAATCAAGCAAGCCACTATGTAGATCTATTTGAATGGCTGATTGGTCCTATAGCTGACGTTCAAGCTATGATAGCAACACTAGGACGTAATATTGAAGTAGAAGACTCAGCTGTACTTAATGTCCGATGGCGTAATGGAGCCCTTGGCTCTATGGCTGTATCAATGTTAACATACCCTAAAAATCTTGAAGGAAGCATTACAATCCTTGGAGATACAGGTTCTGTACGCATAGGAGGAGTTGCTGTTAATGAAATACAACTATGGAACTTTGCTGAACCTAAAGAATATGACGACCTCGTTACATCTGTAAGCTATCAAACAAATTCTGTATATGGGTTTGGTCATCCATTGTATTACCAAAATATTATCGATGTCCTTCGTGGCAAGGCTGAACCTGAAACAGATGGACGTGAAGGTCTTAAGTCACTTGAAGTACTCATTGCAGCATACAAATCAGCAAGAGACCGAATAACAGTTTCTCTTCCTCTTGAATATTGA
- a CDS encoding acyltransferase, with translation MITIHPTSIVDENVTIGNGTTIWHFSHILPFTIIGKSCNIGQNVSIGPHVQIGNGCKIQNNVSIYRGVTLEDYVFCGPSMVFTNVFNPRAFIPRMEQARPTLVKYGATLGANCTIICGITIGRFAFIGAGSVVTKDVPDHALTYGNPAKQQGWICQCGEKLPVNLHCITCGNAYFETTQGLLPHQ, from the coding sequence ATGATTACTATTCATCCCACAAGTATTGTTGATGAAAATGTCACTATTGGTAATGGAACAACCATCTGGCACTTCTCTCATATTCTTCCCTTCACTATTATTGGAAAATCTTGCAACATTGGACAAAATGTTTCTATAGGACCACATGTGCAGATAGGAAATGGCTGTAAAATACAGAATAATGTGAGTATATATCGTGGCGTAACCCTTGAAGATTATGTTTTTTGTGGACCAAGCATGGTCTTTACAAATGTTTTTAACCCACGAGCATTCATCCCAAGAATGGAACAAGCTAGACCCACTCTTGTCAAATATGGTGCAACCCTTGGAGCAAATTGTACAATCATTTGTGGTATAACTATAGGACGATTTGCTTTCATTGGAGCAGGCTCTGTTGTTACAAAAGATGTTCCAGATCATGCATTAACGTATGGAAATCCTGCTAAACAACAAGGGTGGATATGCCAATGTGGTGAAAAACTACCTGTAAATCTTCATTGTATCACCTGTGGTAATGCTTACTTTGAAACAACTCAAGGACTTCTTCCTCACCAATAG
- a CDS encoding cytochrome c peroxidase: MRSVNLLAFLCVSITFFGLLNSSFSYGSQEQLAQKELKQLQDKVVSILEEKCLSCHSYNAELPFYTKIPGIKQIIEKDFKDGLRASDLNQDFIEASKKGIIDEATVAKLEWVIENHTMPPAKFTAVHWGSRVSKEDEKIILEWVRKYRNTYYATGLASPERSNEPIQPIPDTIPYNKQKAALGEKLFNDRRLSHDNTIRCASCHVTSEGMADGKQFATGINKQKGHVNAPTVYNAIFNTRQFWDGRAANLQEQASQPPLNPIEMGSTSWDEILGKLANDKKLTEEFLAVYPDGWTEKNVTDAIAEYERLFITPNSPFDRWLKGDDTALTSDELRGYKLFKAYRCATCHVGKSMGGQSFEYMDLKKDYFADRGYVEGVDDNGRMAFTHDPRDLHRFKVPNLRNIEMTAPYLHDGTVTSLDEAVRIMGIYLVGMDIPKSDRDSIVLFLRTLTGQFNGQKVLGTPVPQ, from the coding sequence ATGAGAAGTGTTAACTTGTTAGCTTTCCTCTGTGTATCTATTACTTTTTTTGGATTACTTAATAGTTCTTTTTCTTATGGCTCTCAAGAACAACTAGCACAAAAGGAGCTTAAACAACTACAGGACAAGGTTGTTAGTATTCTTGAAGAAAAATGTTTATCTTGTCATTCATATAATGCAGAGTTACCGTTTTATACTAAAATCCCAGGCATTAAACAGATTATTGAAAAAGACTTTAAAGATGGTCTGCGAGCATCAGATTTAAATCAAGATTTTATTGAAGCTTCTAAAAAAGGTATAATAGATGAAGCAACTGTAGCTAAATTAGAGTGGGTTATAGAAAACCATACAATGCCTCCAGCAAAATTTACAGCTGTCCACTGGGGAAGTAGAGTTTCAAAGGAAGATGAAAAAATTATTCTTGAATGGGTAAGAAAATATCGTAACACATATTATGCAACAGGGTTAGCGTCTCCAGAACGCTCTAATGAACCTATTCAGCCAATTCCAGATACTATTCCTTATAATAAACAAAAAGCAGCATTAGGAGAAAAACTTTTTAATGATAGACGATTATCCCATGATAATACAATAAGATGTGCTAGTTGCCATGTAACAAGTGAGGGAATGGCGGATGGCAAGCAGTTTGCGACAGGGATCAATAAGCAAAAAGGACATGTTAATGCTCCAACTGTATATAATGCTATTTTTAACACTCGTCAGTTTTGGGATGGACGTGCAGCAAATCTCCAAGAACAAGCTTCTCAGCCTCCATTAAACCCTATAGAAATGGGAAGCACTAGTTGGGATGAGATTCTTGGGAAGTTAGCTAATGATAAGAAATTAACAGAAGAGTTTTTGGCAGTTTATCCTGATGGGTGGACTGAAAAAAATGTTACAGACGCTATTGCTGAGTATGAGAGACTATTTATTACACCCAATAGCCCATTTGATCGTTGGCTTAAAGGTGATGATACAGCACTAACCTCAGATGAATTGAGAGGATATAAACTCTTTAAAGCATACAGGTGTGCAACATGTCATGTTGGTAAGTCAATGGGTGGACAGTCCTTTGAATACATGGATCTTAAGAAAGACTATTTTGCAGACCGTGGATATGTTGAAGGAGTTGATGATAATGGTAGAATGGCCTTTACACATGATCCTAGGGACTTGCATCGATTTAAGGTTCCAAACCTTAGGAATATTGAGATGACGGCTCCATATCTTCATGATGGTACTGTTACAAGTTTAGATGAGGCTGTTCGCATTATGGGTATCTATCTTGTAGGAATGGATATTCCTAAGTCAGATAGAGATTCTATTGTGTTATTTTTGAGAACACTTACAGGTCAGTTCAATGGTCAAAAAGTCCTTGGAACGCCTGTACCACAATAA
- a CDS encoding nucleotide sugar dehydrogenase, with the protein MKKDLQKSTKHECTKAGCRNTMVTIEQLYNKDICVMVVGLGYVGLPLLMQLAHHFPAIGFDISKRRIHELLRKYDRTGEISSEVLDNTKASFSYNQTDIHQADIIIIAVPTPIDTYRNPDFTPLIKATQMVARHMRQGCVVVYESTVYPGATEEICIPLLEEVSGLSYLTDFTVGYSPERINPGDTIHTLENIVKVVSGSDKATTDLLTALYGTFIQAGIHKTSSLKVAEAAKVIENTQRDLNIALMNELAIIFDKLDIDTLEVLEAAGTKWNFLPFRPGLVGGHCIGVDPYYLTRKAEEVGYHPQVILAGRRINDEMGKYIAETCVKLLIKKNVLINKARVGILGLTFKEDVSDLRNTKVIDIVNELEEFGVTPLVHDPLVDAEDALKEYQIVIEEFSVFKQLDALILAVPHKIYLHLQPQELLSCFKNINSAVLMDIKGRLNPSDFTEDVLFWRL; encoded by the coding sequence ATGAAAAAAGACCTACAAAAGAGTACAAAACATGAATGTACAAAAGCTGGTTGTAGAAATACAATGGTAACCATAGAGCAGTTATATAACAAAGATATCTGTGTTATGGTAGTAGGTCTTGGATATGTAGGATTACCTCTTTTAATGCAGCTAGCTCATCATTTCCCAGCTATTGGATTTGACATATCTAAACGTAGAATACATGAATTACTTAGAAAATATGACCGAACAGGTGAAATTTCAAGTGAAGTATTAGATAATACAAAAGCATCCTTTTCTTATAATCAAACAGATATCCATCAAGCAGATATCATTATTATAGCTGTTCCTACCCCTATAGATACATACCGTAACCCTGACTTTACACCTCTTATCAAAGCTACTCAAATGGTTGCACGACATATGCGTCAAGGATGTGTAGTTGTATACGAGTCAACGGTATATCCTGGTGCAACAGAAGAAATATGTATTCCACTTTTAGAAGAAGTTTCTGGCTTATCATATCTTACTGATTTTACAGTTGGTTATTCTCCTGAACGTATTAATCCTGGCGATACCATCCATACATTAGAAAATATTGTTAAAGTTGTTTCAGGGAGCGACAAAGCAACAACAGATCTCCTCACAGCACTCTATGGAACGTTTATTCAAGCAGGCATACATAAAACATCAAGTCTTAAAGTTGCTGAAGCTGCAAAAGTTATTGAGAACACACAACGTGATCTTAATATTGCTCTTATGAATGAGCTTGCTATTATCTTTGATAAACTTGATATTGATACTCTTGAAGTACTAGAAGCTGCTGGAACAAAATGGAATTTCCTTCCATTCCGTCCAGGACTTGTTGGAGGTCACTGTATTGGAGTTGATCCATACTATCTTACTCGAAAAGCAGAAGAAGTTGGATATCATCCTCAAGTTATTCTTGCAGGAAGACGTATTAATGATGAAATGGGAAAATATATAGCTGAAACTTGTGTAAAACTGCTTATAAAAAAGAATGTACTTATTAATAAGGCACGTGTAGGCATTTTAGGATTAACATTTAAAGAGGATGTCTCTGACTTAAGAAATACAAAAGTCATTGATATTGTTAACGAGTTAGAAGAGTTTGGTGTTACACCACTTGTACATGATCCACTTGTTGATGCTGAAGATGCACTTAAAGAATACCAAATTGTCATTGAAGAATTTTCGGTATTTAAACAGCTTGATGCACTTATTCTTGCAGTTCCTCATAAAATCTATTTACATCTCCAACCTCAAGAGTTGCTTTCATGCTTTAAAAATATAAACTCTGCTGTACTCATGGATATTAAAGGTCGACTTAATCCATCAGACTTTACTGAAGATGTTCTTTTTTGGAGACTTTAG